A stretch of Streptococcus chenjunshii DNA encodes these proteins:
- a CDS encoding transporter substrate-binding domain-containing protein: MKKRVQGFLLAISLIGLFLLVKEADAAAKTTITVATDSDTAPFTYKEDDKFKGYDIDLVKAIFKDSKKYKLKFQTVPFDSILTGLDAGKYQMAANDFNYNEERAEKYVFSDPVSKSNYAITSSSGKTYKRLDDLSGKSTEVLSGSNYAQVLENWNAANPDKKAIDINYVSGTTGITSRLQHIENGKIDFILYDAISSAYIVDDQGLDLKVNQVEEQIGGETDGLEYLLFPKDEEGEKLQQFVNKRLAALKKDGTLAKLSKKYFGGDYVSDL; encoded by the coding sequence ATGAAAAAACGAGTGCAGGGATTTTTACTGGCTATAAGCCTAATTGGGCTGTTTTTACTGGTGAAAGAAGCAGATGCAGCTGCCAAAACAACGATTACAGTGGCGACTGACTCTGATACAGCTCCTTTTACCTACAAAGAAGATGATAAATTTAAGGGCTATGATATTGATCTTGTCAAAGCCATCTTTAAAGATTCTAAAAAATATAAACTGAAGTTTCAGACAGTTCCTTTTGACAGCATCTTAACCGGACTGGATGCCGGGAAATACCAAATGGCTGCTAATGACTTTAACTATAACGAAGAGCGTGCCGAAAAATATGTATTTTCAGATCCTGTCTCTAAGTCCAATTATGCTATAACCAGCAGTTCAGGGAAGACCTATAAGCGTTTGGATGATTTATCCGGCAAATCGACAGAGGTCCTTTCCGGTTCAAACTATGCTCAGGTGCTGGAAAATTGGAACGCAGCCAATCCGGACAAGAAGGCGATTGATATCAACTATGTTTCCGGAACGACAGGCATAACCAGCCGTCTGCAGCATATTGAAAACGGGAAAATTGATTTTATCCTTTATGACGCCATTTCGTCAGCTTATATTGTTGACGATCAGGGGCTGGATTTAAAGGTCAACCAAGTTGAGGAACAAATAGGCGGAGAAACAGATGGTTTGGAGTATCTTCTTTTCCCTAAGGATGAAGAAGGAGAAAAACTGCAGCAGTTTGTCAACAAGCGTTTAGCAGCATTGAAAAAAGACGGCACGCTTGCCAAACTCAGTAAAAAATATTTTGGCGGTGATTATGTTTCAGACCTCTAA